One part of the Muntiacus reevesi chromosome 20, mMunRee1.1, whole genome shotgun sequence genome encodes these proteins:
- the LOC136151697 gene encoding small ribosomal subunit protein eS27-like — protein sequence MPLTKDLHPSPEEKRKHKKKHLVQSPSSYFMDVKCPGCYKITTVFSHAQTVVLCVGCSTVLCQPTGRKARLTEGCSFRRKQH from the coding sequence ATGCCTCTCACAAAGGATCTTCATCCCTCtccagaagagaagaggaaacacaAGAAGAAGCACCTGGTGCAGAGCCCCAGTTCCTATTTCATGGATGTAAAATGCCCAGGATGCTATAAAATCACCACCGTCTTTAGCCATGCACAAACAGTAGTTCTGTGTGTGGGCTGCTCTACTGTCCTCTGCCAGCCTACAGGAAGAAAAGCAAGGCTTACAGAAGGATGCTCTTTCAGACGGAAGCAGCACTAA